The Lepidochelys kempii isolate rLepKem1 chromosome 2, rLepKem1.hap2, whole genome shotgun sequence genomic interval AGGTTGATACCTCCCATCAGCCATCTGTCATATGACCATAAAAAACAGCAACACAACAGCTTCTTCCTCCTCTTAGTTTTTGTCTGTCTTTGATTAGTGAAATTCactaaataaaaactaaaaactaTGTGAGTAAGCTGAGGATGTTTCATTGCAGTTCAGTTCAGCTTTCCATCATTTAAGGGTTAACAAAAACTGAATTATTTGGATTTGGACTGGGCCAGATCATTATCTGGTTTAAATCAGCATTGATCAATAGAAGTCAATAGAACAAAGCAGAACATTAGAGGATGGGTGGTTATTACGGAGTTAAACCTCAGCCCATGAGAAAGAACCTTGAAGTTTAGCACTGGCAGTAGTTTAGTACTAGCAATAGGGTGCACCAAGTAATAGACAGTTAATCTATAAACCGAAAGAATACTCTGAGAAATGTCTCATTGAGTAGCAAATGCATTTAGGAaagtttttctccctcttcacaGACTCCTGACTCTGCATCTGCTTTCCCCAAGTGAAATATTTATAGATGTGCTACAGCTTGTGCTCATTGTGGCCAGTATTATAGAAATTCATTTGAGGCAAAGGCAAGATCATTTCTTGCCTGGTGTAAAATGCATCTTCACTCCACTGGTATCGGAATGCAAGCTACAATTCAACAGCTGAACACAAAGTGAAAAAGTCACGTTGAATTAATTTGGCTTTCATGTAGACTTCGTGCACTTCTATCTCAATTTGGTATTAGCATTTAAGAGCATTTTTAAAGTGTTACTTTAGTGTACATGTATATAATGTGAATCTATATTAAAATTGCAAATAGTTGAAGTCATTTTAGACCCAGCAATTGGGAAACAAATGTCTTCAATCACAAAATTTATTCTCAGTGTATTTTCAACTTCTTGAATTTTCATAAATTCAAAAGCTTTACATATTTTAGCTATTTTAATTCTATTAGTTATTATAAATCTAAGCATACATGAATTTGCAAAACTGGAGGAAGAATTAGGCAGCTGTATAATACCCTgggttcttttcttttattattggCAAAATTAAAGGAATCTTTGAGGCTCACAAATGATTTTTGTGCAAAAGATTAGAAATGTGCTGGATATTTGCATCATCTGCACATAAGGAGTGAACTATATAGTCATAGATAATGTACTTTGTAAAAAGATTGAAAAGAGATTTGTGCATGAAACTTTCCAAATCCATTTTACAGCTGCTATTTTGCACAGCCCACATTCtatcaaaataaaacacaaactcGTGTTTCAAGGAGCCTGAAAATGCATCTCCTACACGCTACAGTATATTGTTTAGTTGACATAGACAACCCGTAGTAAAATCTGTAACTCAGTGGAGATATCTGCCAATTGAACAGACACAGATGATGCACATAAGATTCATACAGAAGTGCACTAACAATAAGCTTTTGCATATAAAACTATCCCTTAAGAAGAGATTGTGCTTGAAACTCTTTTATAGCtacagtatttttgtttgttatgtTTAAGAGGCACTGCATAAATATGAAGTTAGTCACCTAATGCACTTAATATTTCTCAATTGAGGACTATTGCAGCTTTACTCTATGTCTAGGTGCTGATTATACTTTGGTTTGCTTTACAGTAGTAACATTGCACTGGCAACACAGGTGATACTAAGAGGAAAGCTGGAGACACTGCCAACTGGAGGATTGAAACAAATAGTTCACTCTTTTACTTCTTTTCATGCTTCTTGGTTAATTCCCCTCTTTCTAACTGCAGACTCACACTGCTGTTTACTTTCTTCTCCTGTTGTTGGCTCTCCTGAGAGACTTGCTGAACTGCCTGCAGGATGGCAGTTTGCACAATCTGTTTGCTGGCATTCTGTAACGCAACTTCTTCTTGTTCATTTCCAGATTTCtcacctacaaaaaaaaaagtttgaaaaaaaggAATTTAAGACACCTGCTATAACAGGAGGTGATCTAGAAAGGTGGATCTATCTACAACATTGTCAGAGTCAACACAGCCTTCAGCAAGAATGAAGAGGGATGGCTTGTTCCTGCATAGATTCACCACCTGAATGGAGGAGGGGGTGTGCATCAGATAGAAGTGCTACTGAGATGTGGAATGGCCACATGTTCACTTGGTAGGTTGAGAACAGAGGAGCCTTCCGCCAACCCTCTTGGGCAACAATTTACTTGGGCTATGCGCTTGGATGAGGATTTAGACTTAGCATATCTGACACCTTCTCCTTTACTGCTATATAAAGAAAGACTATGCTTCTAACAGTttatttatctttaataaaaaaaaaacccaccaaacccaattcccactgacatcagtgtcaacatttccattggcttcagaaaTAGAATTATTTTAAGGTGTAAATTGATTAATCTTTAACAAACTATacctgcaaatatatttgcaataaaaagttACTTACCTGCTCTGTAAGTTCTGCTCGTGAGGGCACAGACGTGTATTCCACTTTGGTGCATTTGTGCCTAGTGCACCAAGAGTTggagactttttttcccctgcaggaGAATCTGTCACTGTCGGGACAGCATATACACCCTGGGTCTCCTCATGGCCCCTTCTGAGGCTATGTAAGGGTGGTGTTACCCTAATCCCCCCACCTCAGTTCCTTTGGACCAGACAGCTAGACAAAGACTCCAGGGAAcaaggggtggagggtgggtcatggaatacaAATTTGCACCCACATCTAAAAGAACAACAGTAACAGAACAGGCaagtaattattttttcttcaaatgtTTGCAGATGTTCATTCCACTTAGGTGACTCACCTCCAGTATACGCTTGAATCTAGTTAAACAATGACTATAATATTAATTTGCCAAAATTTTCATCTGGTCCGGATGCAATTATGATGGCATAGTGATGCGTGAATGTATATAGTGAGGACCACATGGTAGTCCTACAAATGTCCAATATAGGAACATCCCTCAGGAAAGCGACTGATGAAGGTGGAGTCCCTGTGGAATGGGCTGAGAGTCTTGGAAGAGGAGTGTCAGCTATCCAATATGCTGTTGTGATCCAGGAGGTGATCTATCTTGAAATCGTCTGCATTGAGACTACTTGCCCTTTCATACAGTTTGGATACAACACAAAAAGACAAGGTGATTGGACTCTCTCATTTCACTCCTGAGCCCTACCTTGTTCCTGATTTCTGCCTTCCTGTCCTATTCCTGGTTCCTGTCTTATTCCAGATCCCTacttctctgccccacccctggctACTGACTTTGGCTTTGACCCTTGGCTTGATTCCTGACaccagctctgacccttggct includes:
- the AKAIN1 gene encoding A-kinase anchor protein inhibitor 1, with amino-acid sequence MVFAPGEKSGNEQEEVALQNASKQIVQTAILQAVQQVSQESQQQEKKVNSSVSLQLERGELTKKHEKK